A single genomic interval of Malania oleifera isolate guangnan ecotype guangnan chromosome 13, ASM2987363v1, whole genome shotgun sequence harbors:
- the LOC131146515 gene encoding thaumatin-like protein 1b — protein MEIHVTLFFFGIIFFLSGAHSATFTFKNNCPNTVWPATLTGGGNPQLSSTGFELASGASSTLDVPAPWTGRVWARTGCSADAAGKFACATADCVSGQVACNGAGATPPATLVELTLAANGGQDFYDVSLVDGFNLQVSLTPQGGAGDCKATSCPGNVNAVCPPELAVKDASGGVIACKSACAALNQPQYCCTGSFGTPATCPPTNYSNIFKEQCPQAYSYAYDDKTSTFTCTGGPNYLVTFCP, from the exons ATGGAAATACATGTCACTCTCTTCTTTTTTGGGATAATATTCTTTTTGTCTG GAGCCCACTCGGCTACATTCACCTTCAAAAACAATTGTCCTAACACCGTGTGGCCGGCGACTCTCACCGGCGGCGGCAACCCTCAGCTCTCCTCCACCGGATTCGAGTTAGCATCCGGCGCATCATCCACCCTTGACGTGCCGGCGCCGTGGACCGGCCGAGTATGGGCTCGGACCGGCTGTTCAGCCGATGCCGCCGGCAAGTTCGCTTGCGCCACCGCGGACTGCGTCTCGGGCCAGGTGGCGTGCAACGGCGCCGGCGCAACCCCTCCGGCGACCCTCGTGGAACTCACCCTGGCGGCGAACGGCGGACAAGATTTCTACGACGTGAGCCTCGTCGACGGCTTCAACCTGCAGGTGTCGCTCACTCCGCAAGGCGGCGCCGGCGACTGCAAAGCCACCAGCTGCCCGGGGAATGTGAATGCGGTCTGCCCGCCGGAGCTGGCCGTGAAGGACGCTAGCGGAGGCGTTATTGCTTGTAAGAGCGCGTGCGCGGCTCTTAATCAGCCGCAGTACTGCTGCACCGGCAGCTTTGGTACGCCGGCGACATGCCCGCCGACGAACTACTCGAACATATTCAAGGAGCAGTGCCCTCAAGCATATAGCTACGCTTACGATGATAAAACAAGCACTTTTACGTGCACCGGAGGGCCTAATTACCTCGTGACTTTCTGCCCATGA